One Fusarium falciforme chromosome 1, complete sequence genomic window carries:
- a CDS encoding DNA replication complex GINS protein SLD5 has protein sequence MDIDDILRQVDPVSHGVPSETRDLQALTRLWVAERSAPELLEWPTDGLFERVNARIKSQIEKVEDMTGDMDPKTNFALIVIQTELERYKFLVRSYLRARIAKIDKHTLHYLSSQELRERLSPTEVAYATRHQALLHNHYLSSFLASFPQQLQNLNDTAGNISMIDSPDLDTAVFIRMLKDRDVHGEGTDADVTLPAENGDILILRWSSAKHLVEAGDAELV, from the exons ATGGATATCGACGACATTCTCCGCCAGGTTGACCCCGTCTCCCACGGTGTCCCAAGTGAGACGCGCGACCTGCAGGCCTTGACGCGTCTCTGGGTCGCCGAGCGCTCAGCGCCAGAGCTGCTCGA ATGGCCCACTGATGGCCTGTTTGAGCGCGTCAATGCCCGCATCAAGTCCCAGATCGAAAAGGTCGAGGACATGACGGGCGACATGGACCCCAAGACAAACTTTGCCCTCATCGTTATTCAGACAGAGTTGGAGAGGTACAAGTTCCTCGTCAGGAGCTATCTGCGAGCCCGCATTGCCAAG ATCGACAAGCACACCCTCCACTACCTCTCAAGCCAGGAACTCAGGGAGAGGCTCTCCCCAACAGAGGTGGCCTACGCGACAAGGCACCAGGCTCTACTGCACAACCACTATCTCTCGTCCTTCCTGGCGTCGTTTCCGCAGCAACTGCAGAATCTCAACGACACCGCCGGCAACATCAGCATGATTGACTCGCCCGACCTGGACACTGCCGTCTTCATCCGTATGCTCAAGGATAGGGATGTCCACGGCGAGGGCACCGACGCCGACGTTACTCTTCCAGCAGAGAATGGcgacatcctcatcctcagatGGTCCAGCGCCAAGCACTTGGTCGAAGCGGGTGACGCCGAGCTCGTGTGA